The region GACGGCGGTGTAGAGGAGGAACGCGGCGAAGATGAAGAAGACCCAGGCGAACTGCTCGATCGCCGCCGCGCCGACCGCGATGAAGATGCCGCGCATGACCAGCGCGATCACGATGCCGACGAGCAGCACGCGGTGCTGGTGGATGGGCGGTACCGCGAACGACGACATGATGATCACGAAGACGAAGAGGTTGTCCACCGAGAGCGAGTACTCGGTGATGTACCCGGCGAAGAACTCACCGGCGTACTGTCCGCCCGCGAAGAACCAAATCCCGAGGCCGAAGAGCACAGCGAGGGCGACGTAGAAGAGCACCCAGCGGGTGGCTTCCTTGATCGTCACCGCATGCGGCTTGTGGTCGACGAGGAACAGGTCGGCCAGGATGATGGCGACCAGGCCGCCGATCGTGGCGAACCACAACCATACGGGGACGTTCATGAAAACCTCCGGGAGTCTCGGGCAGCGAGCAGCGGCCCGAGGTCTCTCCCACCGGTTCACGTGACGCGAGCCGATCGATGGCGCCGGGGTCCGGTCCCGCGGGGCGGGTCCGTCACCGTGCTGACGACGCCACCGCCAACGGGATACTCCCCTGCGGTGCACGCCCAGTCTCCCCTGCCGGTCCGCACGAGGCCAGCCGGGGTGAGCGAACACACCGGGCGTATCCCCCGAACGTGGCGGAACCGGGCGCCGCGGCGCGAGGTGCGAGGATCACCACATGGTCATCGAGATCGCCGACTTCACGGTCCGCCCCGGAACCGAGGACGAGTTCGCCTCCGCGTACCGGGAGGCCAGGCCACTGCTCGCCGCGACGCCCGGATTCCTGGGCGCCCGCATGACGCGCGGGATCGAGTCCCCGAGCAGGTTCGTGCTGCTCGTGGAGTGGGAGAGCGTCGAGGCGCACACGGACGGCTTCCGCAACTCGGACCGCTACCCGCGCTGGCGGGAGCTGATCGGGCCGTTCTTCGCGGGGGACCCGCACGTCGAGCACGCGGTCGAGGTGCCCGCGGGCGACTGAGAACCGGCTGAGGGCGGACGCGCGCCGTGGCCGGATGCTCCAATACCGTCGTCGCGTGGCCCGCCTCCGCCGGCCGACGTGCCTGCGTGCGCTCGGCCCACCCCTGCTCGCCCTCGTGCTCGTCGCGTGCTCGTTCCTCGTCGCTCCCGGGACGGCGCTGGCCGCCGATGCGGGCTCCGTGACCACGGCCGAGCAGACGATCGAGGTGCGCGGCGGCCCCGGCGTCCCGGCGCCGGTCGGCCTGGACACCACGCTCTACCTGCCCGCGACGACCCCCGCCCCGGCGGTGCTCCTCGCGCACGGTTTCGGGGGGAGCAAGGCCTCCGTCGACGCCGACGCCCGCGAGCTCGCCGGGCGCGGGTATGTCGCCCTGACCTGGTCCGCGCGTGGGTTCGGGAAGAGTGGCGGGCAGATCGCCCTGGACTCTCCGGACTACGAGGTCGCGGACGCGCAGCAGCTCGTCGACTGGCTGGCCACACGCCCCGAGGTGCAGCAGGACGGCCCCGGGGACCCGCGGGTCGGTGTGACCGGCGCCTCCTACGGCGGCGCTCTCTCCCTGCTGCTCGCGGGCTACGACCGCCGGGTCGACGCCCTGGCCCCCGTGATCACCTGGAACGACCTGTCCCAGGCGCTGTTCCCGGCCGCGGGCAGCGCCACCGACCAGCCCGTCGACACCCCCGCGCGCGGCACGTTCGGCGCGGACGGGGTGTTCAAGCGGGGTTGGGCGGGCGTGTTCTTCTCCTCGGGCTCGAGTGGGGGGTCGGGCGGGGGCGACACCGACGGCGGGACGCCCTCCGCCGACGCGAGTGGTTCCAGCACCGGCACTCCGGCCGCCTCGCCGGCACGGGGGGCGGAGCCGGAGTCCCCGCCGCCGCGGCCGCCCAGGCCGGCGCGCCGCTGAACTGCGGGAAGTTCACCGCCCAGGTCTGCGCCGCCTACACCGAGGCCGCCACCACCGGCCGGCTCTCCCCCGCCACCGCGAACCTGCTGCGCCGCTCGTCGCCGGTCAGCGTGACGGACCGGATCACCCAGCCCACCCTGCTCGTGCAGGGCGAGCGGGACACCCTCTTCGGCCTGGACCAGGCGGACGCCAACGCCCGGCAGATCGCCGCGGCCGGGGGCACGGTCAAGGTCAGCTGGTACTCGGGCGGCCACGACGGCGGCGCCCCGGACCAGGCGGTCCGGGACCAGATCGGTGCGTGGTTCGACCGGTACCTGCGCGGGGACACCGGCACGGTCGACCCGGACTCCGTCACCAACACGGAGACGACGTTCACCTACGACATCGAGAGCGGCGTCCGGGCCGGGCGCAACACCTCGACCGGGCGGACGGTCGTCGCGGGCGCCTACCCGGGCCTGCCCGGGGCCCCGGCCGTCGCCACGCAGGCGCTGCCGTTGCAGGGCGAGCCGCAGGTCGTCGTGAACCCGGCAGGCGGGAACCCGTCGGCGATCACGTCGTTGCCGGGCCTGGGCGGGTCGCTCGGCAACCTCGCCGGCCAGCTGTCGTCGTTCACCTCCGACCTGCCCGGCCAGTCCGCGTCGTTCCCGGCCGCTCCGCTGGACCAGCAGGTCGTGGTGGCCGGCGCCCCGCGCGTCGACCTCACGGTCTCCCGGGTGCCCGGCCAGCCGGCGGGCGACGAGGCGGTCCTCTTCGCGCGGACCTACGAGGTCGGCCCGGACGGGCTGCGGCAGCTGCTGGGCAGCGCGGTCGCGCCGATCCGGGTGCCGGTCCCGGCCGACGGCTCGCCCGCGCGGGTCTCGGTGACGCTGCCGGGCGTCGTCGCGCCGATCGAGGCCGGCAACCGGCTCGTCGTCTCCGTCGCGACCACGGACCAGGGTTTCACCACCCCGGCCGAGCCCGCCGTGTGGCAGGTCGGCCTGGCCGACGGTTCCCAGCTCGACATCCCGGTCGTGCCGGGCCGCTCGGTGACCGCGAACACGGTCCCGTTCGCGCCCTTGATCGGGATCGGCGTGGTGCTGCTGCTCGGCCTCGTCGCCTGGGTCGGCGCGCGGATCCGGCGGCGCCGGGCGGACGTCCCGAGCGCCGGCGCCGGGAACGCCCCGCCGCTGGAGATCACCGGCCTCGCGAAGACCTACAAGGGCGGGTTCAGCGCGGTCAAGGACGTGTCGTTCACGGTGCAGCCCGGCCAGGTGCTCGGGCTGCTCGGCCCGAACGGCGCCGGCAAGACGACCGTGCTGCGCATGCTCATGGGTCTCATCCGGCCGACCGCGGGCACCATCCGGGCGTTCGGCGAGCCCGTCGGGCCCGGTGCCCCGGTGCTGGCCCGGATCGGCGCGTTCGTCGAAGGGCCCGGGTTCCTGCCGCACCTCTCCGGCGCGGACAACCTGCGGCTCTACTGGGCGGCCACCGGTCGTCCGGTGGCGGAGGCGCACTTCGACGACGCCCTGGAGATCGCCGGGCTCGGCGCGTCCGTCGAGCGGCGGGTCGGCACGTACTCCCAGGGCATGCGACAGCGGCTCGCGATCGCCCAGGCGATGCTCGGCCTGCCGGAGCTGATGGTGCTCGACGAACCCACGAACGGGCTCGACCCGCCCCAGATCCACGCGATGCGCGAGGTCCTGCGCCGCTACGCCGCCGGCGGCCGGACCGTGCTGGTCTCCAGCCACCTGCTGGCGGAGGTCGAGCAGACGTGCGACCACGTCGTCGTCATGCACCAGGGCAGGGTCGTGGCGGACGGGACGGTCGAGGAGATCATCGCCGGGGGCGGGGCCGCGACGTTCGGGGTCGACGAGCCGGACAGGGCCGCCGAGGTGCTCGGCGCGCTCGCCGGGGTGCGCGAGGTCGCCGTCGAGGGCCGGTCGGTGCACGCGGAGCTCAACGGCACCCCGCGGGCGTCGGCGGTGCAGGCGCTGGTCAGCGCGGGGGTCTCGGTGGAGTCCGCCGGCCCACGGCGCCGGCTCGAGGACGCGTTCCTGCAGCTGGTCGGAGAGACAGTGGACACGAAGGACGGCACGCCATGACCGATTCACCGTCCACGAGGAAGGGACACGTCGGGTCGTTGGCGGCCGACGGGTCCGTCCGGGCGCCGTACCGCCCCGGCCACACGCTGCCGCTGCGCGTCGAGCTGGTCCGCCAGCTCAAGCGCCGCCGCACCCAGGTGGCGTTCGGGCTGGTCGCGCTGCTGCCGATCATCCTGTGGATCGCGTTCCAGCTCAGCAGCGACGACTCCCCCGGGACCTCGCTGAACCTCGTCGACCTCGCGAAGGGCAGCGGCACGAACTTCGCCGTCTTCGCGCTCTTCGCCTCGGCGGGGTTCCTGCTGGTGGTGGTCGTGGCCCTGTTCTTCGGGGACACGGTGGCCTCCGAGGCGTCCTGGTCGTCGCTGCGCTACCTGCTCGCGGCGCCCGTGCCGCGGGCCCGGTTGCTGCGGCAGAAGGCGATCGTCGCGGGCTTCCTGTCGCTCGCGGCGCTGCTCCTGCTGCCGATCGTGGCCCTGATCGTCGGGACGCTCGCCTACGGCACCGGAGACCTGGTCAGCCCGACCGGCGAGTCCCTGACGTACGGGGCCGCCGCCGGCCGGGTGCTGCTGGCGGGCATCTACGTGGCGCTGAGCCTGCTGTGGGTGGCGGCGCTGGGCCTGCTGCTCTCGGTGGTCACGGACGCGCCGCTGGGCGCGGTCGGCGGCGCGGTGATGGCGTCGATCGTCTCGCAGATCCTGGACCAGATCACCGCCCTGGAGGACCTGCGGAACTACCTCCCGACGCACTACGCCACGGCGTGGTCGGACCTCCTCGCCACCCAGATCGACTGGGGCGACATGACCAGCGGCGTCTTCTCCTCCGTGGCGTTCGCCGCGATCTTCTTCGCGGCGGCCGCCTTCCGCTTCCAGCGCAAGGACGTCACCAGCTGACCCACCCGCCGGGTCACACCATCACGATGCCTCCGTCGATCATCACCGCCTGGCCGGTCATGTAGTCCGCGTCGCGGCCGGCCAGGTAGCTGACGAAGCCGGCCACGTCCTCCGGGGTCTGGACCCGTCCCAGCGCGATCAGCTGGGAGTACTGCTCCAGGGTCTCGCCCTTGGCTTTGCCGTTGTAGGCGGACATCCGCTCGTCGATCAGGTCCCACATGTCCGTGCCGACGATACCGGGGCAGTACGCGTTGACCGTGATCCGGTGCTTCGCGAGCTCCTTCGCCGCCGCCTGGGTGAGGGCGCGGACCGCGAACTTCGTGGCCGAGTAGTGGCCGAGGAAGTCGAAGCCCGAGTGCCCCGCGATCGACGACGCGTTGATGATCTTGCCGCCGGTGCCCTGCTCGATCATGCGCTCCGCGGCGGCCTGCAGCCCGTAGAGGACGCCGTACACGTTGACGGCGAAGATCGCCTCGAGGTCCTCGGGCGTCACCTCGAGCAGTGTCTTGACCTGGGCGATCCCGGCGTTGTTGACCATGACGTCCACGCTGCCGAGCTCGCCGGCCACCTCGTCGACCATGGTGAACACCGCGGCGCGGTCCGTGACGTCGCACGCCAGCGCCGTGCTCGTCCCTCCGGCCTCGGCGATCTCCGCGGCGACCGCCTCCGCCCCCGCCTTGTTCACGTCGACGACCGCGACGGCGTGCCCGTCCTTCGCCAGCCGGAGCGCGATGCCCCGGCCGATCCCGCGGCCGCCGCCCGTCACGATCGCGGTGCTCATGCCAGGACCTCCTTCGGGGAGACGAGGATCTTCACGTTCTCCTCCTTGTTGTCGATCAGCTCGCGGAACCCGCCGGACACCAGGGCGTCGAGCCCGATCCGGCCGGTGATGAACTGCTCGGCGTCGACCTTCCCGTCCTGCAGCAGCGCGATGACGTCCGGGTGGTCGCCGCAGTACGCGAGCGACCCGATGAGGTTGACCTCGCCCATGACCAGGTCGTTCACGGCGACGGACGGCACGTGGCCCCAGATCGCGACGTTGCAGACGGTGCCGCCGGGGCGCACGGACCCGATCGCCGAGGCCAGCACCGCGTCGATCCCTGCGCACTCGAACGCGACGTCCACGCCCACGCCGTTCGTCAGGTCGCGGATCGCCTGCGGGGCGTCGTCGGTCGTCGGGTCGAGGACGACGTCCGCGCCGGCCCCCGACGCCTTCGCCTTCCGGGCGGCCGCCGGCTCGACGACGATCACCTTCGCCGCCCCCGCCGCGCGCAACGCCGCGGCCGTCACCAGCCCGATCGGCCCGGCCCCGAACACCGCCGCGGTGCCGCCCTCGCGGATCCCGGACAGCCGGACCGCGTGGTACCCGACGGCCAGCGGCTCGACGAGCGCACCGAGGTCCGTCGGCAGGTCACCGAGCGGGTGGATCCAGCGCCGGTCGACGACGCAGCGCTCCGCGAACCCGCCCTGGTCCCCGGCCAGGCCGACGAAGCCGAGGCTGCGGCAGATGTTGTAGCGGCCGGCCTCGCAGGCCGGGCACTTGCCGCACACCCAGTAGGGCTCGACGGCGACCCGGTCCCCCTCGGAGATCCCGGTGACACCCGAGCCCACCGCCGAGACGACCCCGGCGAACTCGTGGCCCAGCACGACGGGCATCTCGACGCCGGTGAGCGGGTGCGGCGCACCCTTCGGCGGGATGAAGATCGGGCCTTCGAGGAACTCGTGCAGGTCGGTGCCGCAGATGCCGCACCAGTCGACCGAGACCTCGACCTGGCCGGGCTGGACCTGGGGGTCCGGCACGTCGTCGATGCGGATGTCGCCGGGACCGTGGAACCGCGCTGCTCTCATCAGACCTCCTGGGACGGCGTGACTCCGGCGTCACGCGATCCTCAGTCCAACCCCCGGCGCGCGGCGGCGCCAGGGTTGCAGCGGGGTTGCACGCGCTACCGGCGCAGGGTCGCGAGCCCGCGGATCCCCGGCGCGCTCGACTCCCGCAGCAGCGCGACCTCCCCGGGGTCCGGCATCGCGACCTCGACCTCCGGCGCGATCCGGTACGGCCGCGCCAGCAGCAACCCGCCCAGCGAGCGGCGCAGCCGCGACATCTCGGCCCGGACGGTCACCAGATGCTCGCGGTCCCCGTAGAGCGCGACGGACAGGGCGGCCGCGTCCATCCCGGCGGCACCGGCGTAGGCCAGCAGGACCAGCAGCTCGGCGTGCCGGGTCGACAGCGGATGCACCCAGCGCGTCGAGCCGCCGACGATCGCGCGCGGCGGGCGGGCCGCGAGGTCCAGGCCGAGCGACAACGTCCGGGTGTCCGCGAGCCGCAACAGCCAGCCCCCGGGCACGGGCTCGGGCACGCAGACGCCGACGCCGTGCACCGCCAGCGGCAGGTCCGCCCGCGGCACCGCGACCCGCTCGATGCTCGGCATGCCGGTGACGGCGGCGACCCAGCCGTGGTCGTCGACGACCAGCCCGGCGCCCCCACGCAGGCCGGAGAGCAGCGGCGCGGCGACCCCGCGGAGGGTCTCGAGCCTGCTCTCGTGCTGGCGCCAGAGGCTCGCCTCGGCGAGCTTCACGGCGGTGCCGACGAGCGCGACGGTCGTCGGGTGGATGGTCTCGGCCGGCCCGCTGACGTCGACGACGCCGAGCAGCTCCCCGGTCCGCGGGTCGTGCACGGGGCACGCCGTGCAGGTCCAGACGTGGTGGCTGCGCACGAAGTGCTCGGCCGCGAAGACCTGCACCGGGGCGTCCTCGGCCAGAGCGGTGCCGATCGCGTTGGTGCCGACGGAGGCCTCGGACCAGTCGACGCCCTCGGTGAAGCCCAGCGCGTCCGCGCGGTGGCGGACCCGGTTGGAGCCCTCGCGCCACAGCAGCACGCCGTCCGCGTCGGTGACGACCATGACGTGCCGGGCGTCCTCGGCCACCGACGTCAGCGACGACCGGGAGCTCGGGCAGCACCCGGTGCAGCGGGGACCTGACGCGGCGCCGCTCGATCTCGTCCGGCCCGAGCGGGCCGGCGGGCTCCCCGTGCTCGGGGTCGACCCCCTGGGCCCTTGCCCGGGTCCAGGACCGCGCGACGAGCCGGCGGAGGTGCGCGGGTGGCGTGTCCCCGGAGAGCACCGCGTCGTGCACCTGGGCCAGCATGCGGGCGTGCCGGCCGACGTCGGTCCCGGGCCGGACCGCGCAGACGCCTTCCTCCACCAGACCCTCCCGACCGTCCCGGTACGACGGCGACGCCGGGACGTGAGCCTCACCATAGTCGCCGGGACGGCGTTCGGCCCCCGCCGGACGGTCAGGCCGCGGCCGCGGAGGTCTCCTCCTCGGTCCCCACGACCTCGTCCGGCGTGGTCCTGGCGGGCCGCGGCGTCCCGAGCATGACCCCGCCGACGATCACGACCGCCGCGACGAGCTCGACGACGCTCGGCCGCTCCCCCAGCACGATCGCGGCCAGTGCGATCCCGACCACGGGGACCAGCAGCGAGTACGGCGCGACGACGCCGGCCGGGTACCGCTGCAGCAGCCACGTCCAGATCCCCGAGCCGACGACCGTCGCGAACACCGACAGGTAGACGACCGCGCCCAGCCCGGGCAACCCGTCGAGGGCGAAGGAGGCCCACAGCGAGTCGATGCCCGCGGTCGGGCCCTCGGTGAGGGCGGACATCGCGAACAGCGGGACCGGCGGGACCACGCACATCCAGAGCGTCAGGTGCAGGGGCTTCGGGGGAGCGGCGAGGCGGCTGCACAGGTTGCCGAAGGCCCAGCCCAGCGCCCCGCAGAGGGTCAGGAGCACCGGCAGCACCGCCGCGCTCTGGGCCCGCGCGACGGCGATCACCGCCAGGCCCAGGACGGCCAGCCCGATCCCGGCCGCCTGCCGCGCCGACATCCGCTCCCGCAGCAGGACGGCCCCGAGCAGCACGGTGAACGGTGCGGAGGCCTGCAGCACCAGCGAGGCGAGACCGGTCGGCATCCCGACGTCCATCGCGACGAACAGGAAGACGAACTGGACCGTCCCGAAGCCGAGGCCGTAGCCGAGCAGCCAGCGGACGGGCACCTGCGGGCGCGGCACGAACAGCAGCGCCGGGACCGCGATGACGAGCATCCGCAGCCCTGCGAGGAACAGCGGCGGGAAGTGCTCGAGGCCGACGTGGATGGCGAGGAAGTTGCCGCCCCAGAGGGCGGCCACGAGGACGGCGAGCAGGCGGTCACGGGTGGTCACCGCTCCACCGTCCGTTCTCCTGTCTTGAAAGACCAGCGATAGGAAATGAAGAGACTGTTTAGAGTGGCTTCATGGATGTCCAGCGCCTGCGGGTGCTCTGCGAGCTGGCCGACCGGGGCTCCGTGACGGCGGTCGCCACGGCCCTCTCGTTCACCCCCTCCGCAATCTCGCAGCAGCTCAAGGCCCTGGCGGACGAGGTCGGCATGCCGCTGACCGAGCCGGCGGGCCGGGGGCTGCGGCTCACCGCCGCCGGGCAGGCCCTCGTCGGGGAGGCGGAGCACGTGCTGGCGGCGCTGGCCCGCGCCGAGGCCGCGGTCGGCCGGCTGCGGACGACACCGCAGGGCGTCGTCCGGATGGCGCTGTTCCCGTCCGGCGCGCGGTTGCTGCTGGCGGGGCTGCTGCACCGGGTCAGCGCGATCGACGGGGTGGAGCTCCAGGTCAAGGACGTGGACATGCCGCCGACGGCCGTGCCGACGCTGGCCGCGGACCACGACATCGTGCTCACCCACCGGGACGAGCGCAGGGAGCCGCAGCGCAGCGCGCGGCACCGGATCGTGCCGCTGGTCCGCGAACCGCTCGACGTCGCCCTCCCGCCGCGGCACCCGCTCACCCGGCACCGCAGGCTGCGGCTCGAGCAGCTGGCCGACGAGCCGTGGATCAGCGTCGAGGTCGGCTGGCCCATCGACGACGTGCTGCGCTCGCTGACCACGCTCACCGGCACCCGGCCGCGGATCGTCCAGCGGATCAACGACTTCTCGGTGACCGAGGAGCTGGTGGCCGCGGGCGTCGGCGTCGCTCTGCTCCCCCGCTGGTCGACGGACGACCGCGGTGGCCGGCGGCTGCTCATGCGCGAGCTGGCCGGGGTGCGGGCGGCGCGCATGGTGGAGGTGGTGATGCGGGAGAGCGTGGCGGAACGGCCGGCGGTGCGGGCCGTCGTCGAGGCGCTGCAGGACACCGTGCGGGCGGTCACTCAGCCCGGGCGCCTGGCCTTGGGCAGCCGCGACACCACCGCGTCGTAGGACTCGTCGACCAGCTCCAGCAGCTCGTCGTCCGGCACCGTGCCGTCGAGGCTGACCACGTTCCAACCGTAGCGCCCGATGTACGGGGAGGCCGTGACGGCGCCGGGGAACCGTTCCCGCAGCTCGGAGGCCTCGTCCGACGTCCGGCCGCACTTCACGCCGATCCCCTCGCCGCCGAGGAACACGAAGATCTTGTCCCCGACCTTCGCGACGAGATCCCCCTCCCAGGGCCGGTCCTCGACCGCACCGGGCTTGGCGAGGGCGTAGGCGGCGATCTCCTCCGGCGTCATGACGCGGGAGTGTGCTCTGTCCGCCGCGAGTAGTGCCACCAGCCGACGGCCAGCAGCGCCACGGCGACGACGACGTAGCTCGCGCCGGCGAGCTGCTGCAGCGGGTTCCAGCTCAGCTCGGCCCCGTTGTTGCTCGGGAGCCAGCGGAACGGCGCGACGTAGAACGCCACGACGAGCACACCCCCCACCACGGCCCAGCCGCGGGAGCGGTCCCGCAGAACGTGGGCGCCGACCGCGACCAGGGCCGGCGCGACCCAGACCCAGTGGTGCGACCAGGACGTCGGCGAGACGACCAGGGCGAACGCCGCGACCGCGGACAGCGCGATCGCCGGGTCCGCCCGGCGCACGATCGGGACGGCCAGGAAAAGCAGGATCAGCGCCACGACGAACCAGACGGCCGTCAGCGCGGTGCCCGTCATCCCGAGGCGCGCGAGCACGGCCTGCACGGTCTCGTTGGTGTAGAAGACCGAGCCGCTGACGCCGGACGCGGGGCCGCCGAACCAGTACCGTGCCGACGCCGACGCGTCGACGAGGAACCCGAGCCCGGTGGCGACGACGCCGGTGACCACCGCGACCGCCGCGGACCGGAAGTCCCGGCGGAGCAGGAAGTAGAGGACGAACGCGGCGGGCGTCAGCTTGATCGCGGCGGCCACGCCGACGAGCACGCCCCGCGGCCAGCGGGTTCTGGGCGCCAGGCAGTCCACCGCGACCA is a window of Pseudonocardia sp. T1-2H DNA encoding:
- a CDS encoding antibiotic biosynthesis monooxygenase family protein, translating into MVIEIADFTVRPGTEDEFASAYREARPLLAATPGFLGARMTRGIESPSRFVLLVEWESVEAHTDGFRNSDRYPRWRELIGPFFAGDPHVEHAVEVPAGD
- a CDS encoding ABC transporter permease encodes the protein MTDSPSTRKGHVGSLAADGSVRAPYRPGHTLPLRVELVRQLKRRRTQVAFGLVALLPIILWIAFQLSSDDSPGTSLNLVDLAKGSGTNFAVFALFASAGFLLVVVVALFFGDTVASEASWSSLRYLLAAPVPRARLLRQKAIVAGFLSLAALLLLPIVALIVGTLAYGTGDLVSPTGESLTYGAAAGRVLLAGIYVALSLLWVAALGLLLSVVTDAPLGAVGGAVMASIVSQILDQITALEDLRNYLPTHYATAWSDLLATQIDWGDMTSGVFSSVAFAAIFFAAAAFRFQRKDVTS
- a CDS encoding acetoin reductase → MSTAIVTGGGRGIGRGIALRLAKDGHAVAVVDVNKAGAEAVAAEIAEAGGTSTALACDVTDRAAVFTMVDEVAGELGSVDVMVNNAGIAQVKTLLEVTPEDLEAIFAVNVYGVLYGLQAAAERMIEQGTGGKIINASSIAGHSGFDFLGHYSATKFAVRALTQAAAKELAKHRITVNAYCPGIVGTDMWDLIDERMSAYNGKAKGETLEQYSQLIALGRVQTPEDVAGFVSYLAGRDADYMTGQAVMIDGGIVMV
- a CDS encoding 2,3-butanediol dehydrogenase: MRAARFHGPGDIRIDDVPDPQVQPGQVEVSVDWCGICGTDLHEFLEGPIFIPPKGAPHPLTGVEMPVVLGHEFAGVVSAVGSGVTGISEGDRVAVEPYWVCGKCPACEAGRYNICRSLGFVGLAGDQGGFAERCVVDRRWIHPLGDLPTDLGALVEPLAVGYHAVRLSGIREGGTAAVFGAGPIGLVTAAALRAAGAAKVIVVEPAAARKAKASGAGADVVLDPTTDDAPQAIRDLTNGVGVDVAFECAGIDAVLASAIGSVRPGGTVCNVAIWGHVPSVAVNDLVMGEVNLIGSLAYCGDHPDVIALLQDGKVDAEQFITGRIGLDALVSGGFRELIDNKEENVKILVSPKEVLA
- a CDS encoding GAF domain-containing protein codes for the protein MAEDARHVMVVTDADGVLLWREGSNRVRHRADALGFTEGVDWSEASVGTNAIGTALAEDAPVQVFAAEHFVRSHHVWTCTACPVHDPRTGELLGVVDVSGPAETIHPTTVALVGTAVKLAEASLWRQHESRLETLRGVAAPLLSGLRGGAGLVVDDHGWVAAVTGMPSIERVAVPRADLPLAVHGVGVCVPEPVPGGWLLRLADTRTLSLGLDLAARPPRAIVGGSTRWVHPLSTRHAELLVLLAYAGAAGMDAAALSVALYGDREHLVTVRAEMSRLRRSLGGLLLARPYRIAPEVEVAMPDPGEVALLRESSAPGIRGLATLRR
- a CDS encoding EamA family transporter, producing the protein MTTRDRLLAVLVAALWGGNFLAIHVGLEHFPPLFLAGLRMLVIAVPALLFVPRPQVPVRWLLGYGLGFGTVQFVFLFVAMDVGMPTGLASLVLQASAPFTVLLGAVLLRERMSARQAAGIGLAVLGLAVIAVARAQSAAVLPVLLTLCGALGWAFGNLCSRLAAPPKPLHLTLWMCVVPPVPLFAMSALTEGPTAGIDSLWASFALDGLPGLGAVVYLSVFATVVGSGIWTWLLQRYPAGVVAPYSLLVPVVGIALAAIVLGERPSVVELVAAVVIVGGVMLGTPRPARTTPDEVVGTEEETSAAAA
- a CDS encoding LysR family transcriptional regulator encodes the protein MDVQRLRVLCELADRGSVTAVATALSFTPSAISQQLKALADEVGMPLTEPAGRGLRLTAAGQALVGEAEHVLAALARAEAAVGRLRTTPQGVVRMALFPSGARLLLAGLLHRVSAIDGVELQVKDVDMPPTAVPTLAADHDIVLTHRDERREPQRSARHRIVPLVREPLDVALPPRHPLTRHRRLRLEQLADEPWISVEVGWPIDDVLRSLTTLTGTRPRIVQRINDFSVTEELVAAGVGVALLPRWSTDDRGGRRLLMRELAGVRAARMVEVVMRESVAERPAVRAVVEALQDTVRAVTQPGRLALGSRDTTAS
- a CDS encoding MmcQ/YjbR family DNA-binding protein; the protein is MTPEEIAAYALAKPGAVEDRPWEGDLVAKVGDKIFVFLGGEGIGVKCGRTSDEASELRERFPGAVTASPYIGRYGWNVVSLDGTVPDDELLELVDESYDAVVSRLPKARRPG
- a CDS encoding glycosyltransferase 87 family protein yields the protein MTVSSTPPGAADAVGRFRLRIASPRTTLRISIPVLALVLAGLLLHTHGYHIDLEVYRLGVQAWLDGGDMYGSLPPTISGLALPFIYPVFAAMVLTPLALLPWSAAWILLFVLSLASLAVTLYVVAVRAWPAGGRGGALSVASVALPLMLVIEPVLETFEFGQVNLILMALVAVDCLAPRTRWPRGVLVGVAAAIKLTPAAFVLYFLLRRDFRSAAVAVVTGVVATGLGFLVDASASARYWFGGPASGVSGSVFYTNETVQAVLARLGMTGTALTAVWFVVALILLFLAVPIVRRADPAIALSAVAAFALVVSPTSWSHHWVWVAPALVAVGAHVLRDRSRGWAVVGGVLVVAFYVAPFRWLPSNNGAELSWNPLQQLAGASYVVVAVALLAVGWWHYSRRTEHTPAS